From one Acinonyx jubatus isolate Ajub_Pintada_27869175 chromosome B1, VMU_Ajub_asm_v1.0, whole genome shotgun sequence genomic stretch:
- the KANTR gene encoding LOW QUALITY PROTEIN: KDM5C adjacent transcript (The sequence of the model RefSeq protein was modified relative to this genomic sequence to represent the inferred CDS: substituted 1 base at 1 genomic stop codon) codes for MSPLSFLILAICVLSLFILVSLSRGVSILFIFSKNQLLVVXVFSIDLLCSFSLLPALFLLFPLFSSSYFGFNLLFFLHFVKVET; via the coding sequence atgtcccctctttcatttctgatattagcaATTTGTGTCCTGTCTCTTTTTATCTTGGTTAGCTTGTCAAGAGgtgtatcaattttatttatcttttcaaagaaccagcttttggtagTGTGAGTTTTCTCTATTGATTTGCTGTGTTCATTTTCACTGCTACctgctctgtttcttctttttcctcttttttcctcctcttactttggttttaatttactcttctttctccacTTTGTTAAGGTGGAAACTTAG